A single window of Solanum dulcamara chromosome 5, daSolDulc1.2, whole genome shotgun sequence DNA harbors:
- the LOC129888321 gene encoding proline-rich receptor-like protein kinase PERK9: MKHTKFLPLALMTTTKCSILLLCVTFSVANSQDSNTMPPASLLCISECNTCPLICSTPPSPIKLKPPPSPSPSSSILTQTPPPPPPLFAPLRPSPPQSSSHSPSPPSSTQKEPKSPPPSYMIYTGPPHTSNCPTPPNNAPNIINIPSTQVPPVQKNYTYPYYYYFASQATTLPLFQASIVLAFWVIFHLICW, from the coding sequence ATGAAACATACCAAATTTCTTCCACTAGCTCTCATGACAACAACAAAATGTTCAATTTTGCTCCTTTGTGTTACATTTTCTGTAGCAAATTCCCAAGATAGTAATACAATGCCACCAGCAAGTTTACTCTGCATAAGTGAATGTAATACATGTCCTCTTATTTGTTCTACACCACCTTCCCCTATCAAACTCAAGCCACCACCCTCACCCTCACCATCATCATCAATACTAACAcaaacaccaccaccacctccaccACTTTTCGCCCCACTCCGCCCCTCACCACCTCAATCTTCCTCCCATTCACCATCACCACCGTCCTCGACGCAAAAAGAACCTAAATCTCCTCCACCATCTTACATGATATACACTGGTCCTCCTCATACTTCTAATTGTCCAACACCTCCTAATAATGCTCCCAATATTATCAATATACCATCAACTCAGGTGCCACCAGTACAGAAGAATTACACTTATCCTTACTACTATTATTTTGCTTCACAGGCAACTACTCTTCCACTTTTTCAAGCCTCCATTGTTCTGGCATTTTGGGTGATCTTCCATTTAATTTGTTGGTGA